A stretch of DNA from Arachis hypogaea cultivar Tifrunner chromosome 19, arahy.Tifrunner.gnm2.J5K5, whole genome shotgun sequence:
GAGCATATTATAAATTAGTTAGTCTTCAGCAGCAGAATGTACATGAACATAGTGGATGATCTATATCAAAATGGAGAATGAATTTTGTATACTATAAGCTACCTATCACTATGTTATTTCTATGTTAATTTGATACACTTTGGATTTATAGAAAACTGTATTTCTGGTAGTAATAAAAGTTGTTATTACAATCACATTCAAGAGACCTACTAGTATTACACAAATGAAACAGTAAAATggcaaatcaatttttttttctttcttctgccTTTTCTTTCCCATCTATCTATAAAACAAATATTTTCCATCACTTATTCATCAAGAATCACTCATAAAGTATAGGGGGTTTGGTTAACACCAAAGAAAACTCAATCTATTCAAAGTTTCACTGCTTTCTTGAGTGTCTTGAAGGGTGAACTAAAGAATTTGTTTCCAACAACACTGTGTCTGCCATCCTCAATATCATTTCCTGTTGCAGGCTTCTTCCTAAAGCTTTCTAGACCTTTTCTCATCCCCAGAAACAAAGATGGTGATGATGGTGTTCGCCTCAAGATCCGTGCACTCTCTGATCTAACGAGCGTTGCTTGCTTCTCCTTCTTTTCCACCCCTTTAAACCTTGTACTACCATTTATCTTTTCCTTGCTTGCTTCATTTTCTATTCTATCTTCTTCAGCCAGTTGCATCTGCTTCTCTTTAGCATCATTGTCTGAAACTTTCAAGGTCATATGCTCATTCTCATTTGTTTCTTGTGGATCCATTCCTTCTAGAAGCATTTCAAGCCACTTTTCCACATTCCCTTTGCCGcgtctctttctattttcttcaCTTTCACTTATTTCTAGCCTCTCAAGTTTCCTTTCAATGGAGTTGTCTTCCTCCAATGCAACAAGTGATCTTTCTTGCTCCTCAAGTTTCTCTTCTGTCATGTTCTCTGCTGATGTTTTTTGCTCTTTCTCATGTTCTTCTTTTGCAAGCAAACCATCTTCGCATCCTCTTTGTTCTTCATCCAAAAGAATCCTTAGCTCCTTGTGCAAATGGTTTCTTGGCTTGCTTCCATGCAAATACAGAACAGGTTTTCCATCATCTTCCTTATCCTCGAAAGCGGAAGCATCTATTCTTGTTCTCTTTCTTCCTTGCTCCCATTCATGCCTAATCTCATTATCTAGTTCATCTCTTTGTTTGAACTTCTTGTGAAGCTCTTTCTCTGCAGCATCACAAATTTCCTTCTGCGCTTCAAGTCTAGCCATCAATGCAGTACTTGCAGCCTGGTTCAATCTAATCTGTTCCTTATACATGACAGTCCTACAGGACAAAAACAAGTGCAAACATTTCTCTCAGTTTACATATGTGCCTATAGTTTAAAAAGTTTTCAATTAAGGTCCTATACTGGATGAAAAATcgctatttttttctaaaaagtttaaaaactaatgaaaattatTGATTTTCTCCCTAGTTTTGGTAGTCTTACTGGTGCATTGTGTCTCTAATCATCTTCTCCAGCATGGTCCTGTAAGAGCACTGAGCCTCTGCTAACCTCCGGCACTTCTCTGCCTTTCGCCGACATTTTATCAGCTCTATTTCTAGGTCCTGAActatgagcttttcttcttcattcatgAGCTTCATTTCTTTCACTTCATTATCTAGCTTCTGTATCTCTGCTTGAGATCCTGCACTTTCTTCTCTTTGCTTTAGGGAATCTCTAGCCATGACAATGGCATGATAGGGATTTTCACCCAACTGTGGATCTTCATTTTCCTTCAAAATATTTCCCTTGCTTTTTCTTGAAGCTACTGCAAAAGATCATTGGTTTTGCAAATATAAGCTGGTCAGATTTAACTTCAATCTGcacaaaactcaaatcaagataCTCCCTCCATCCAATATTAACTGTCACATTAAGATTGATGTCACATTTACCAATAGCAGCAGACATTGGCTTTGGATTCCTATTGTAATCCACTAGGCTTGAAGATAACGCGTTGTAAGATTCTCTTCGTGATTCCCTTCGAGATTCTACAATTGCAGCCGGAGCTAGGCCAATTTCCTCTTTCAATGCAAAGAAATGTTGTGGAAAAGAATGAGAATCCACAATTTGTGAACCATTCAACTCATGATCTTCTCCTTCACAGAATAGAAATGAAAAGCCTCTATGCCTGTTTTGTTTTCAATTTGCACTACAAAAATCAGCAACCATTCCAATCCACTTTGATCTTTGATGGAAAATgagaatttaatttcaaaaaaaaaaaaggaaaagaaaaaagaatcaaCAACCTGAAGTCTGAATTTGAAGAAGTGAAAATAGACAAGAACTGGTTTACAGATACACCTAGTTGGAATTCCCACCATGGGATTAAGAACTCCagcttgt
This window harbors:
- the LOC112777618 gene encoding uncharacterized protein, which encodes MAEEDYGFTKEEMVVSENLGYPKSYAKLCRNKDLSPFSHGPPFTFLPYALKEHEVERARDLDKMFAVIDPKAKPTTKPKIFASLLWKQLSHLGNAGFDPAVIRVDAYGNVVYYHADSTSPLAWDIDHWFPCSRGGLTVVSNLRIMQKQACKKKKNKLEFLIPWWEFQLGVSVNQFLSIFTSSNSDFRHRGFSFLFCEGEDHELNGSQIVDSHSFPQHFFALKEEIGLAPAAIVESRRESRRESYNALSSSLVDYNRNPKPMSAAIVASRKSKGNILKENEDPQLGENPYHAIVMARDSLKQREESAGSQAEIQKLDNEVKEMKLMNEEEKLIVQDLEIELIKCRRKAEKCRRLAEAQCSYRTMLEKMIRDTMHQTVMYKEQIRLNQAASTALMARLEAQKEICDAAEKELHKKFKQRDELDNEIRHEWEQGRKRTRIDASAFEDKEDDGKPVLYLHGSKPRNHLHKELRILLDEEQRGCEDGLLAKEEHEKEQKTSAENMTEEKLEEQERSLVALEEDNSIERKLERLEISESEENRKRRGKGNVEKWLEMLLEGMDPQETNENEHMTLKVSDNDAKEKQMQLAEEDRIENEASKEKINGSTRFKGVEKKEKQATLVRSESARILRRTPSSPSLFLGMRKGLESFRKKPATGNDIEDGRHSVVGNKFFSSPFKTLKKAVKL